The DNA window TGGGCATGGGACGCGGGTGGGTCATGCCCTCGGGGGTCATGATCTCGGCGAGGCGCGCCTCGGGGAGCCAGCCTTTCTCGCGCACCAGCTCGTACACGCCGCGCCCGGTGGCCATGGCCTCCAGCGCCAGCTCGCTGGACCGCTCGTAGCCGATGTAGGGCACCAGCGCCGTCACCAGTCCGATGGAGTTCTCCACCATGGCGCGCAGGCGGTCGACGTTGGCGGTGATCCCCAGCACACACCGCCCGCGCAGTACCACGGCGCCGCGCACCAGCATGTCGATGGACTGGAACAGGTTGAAGCCGATCACCGGCTCGAACACGTTCAGCTGCAGCTGCCCCGCCTCGGCCGCCATGGTGATGGTCAGGTCGTTCCCCACCACCTGGAAGCACACCATGTTCACCACCTCGGGGATCACCGGGTTCACCTTCCCCGGCATGATCGACGACCCCGGCTGCATGGGCGGCAGGTTGATCTCGCCCAGCCCCGCCCGCGGCCCCGACGAGAGCAGGCGCAGGTCGTTGCAGATCTTGCTGAGCTTCACGGCCACCCGCTTGAGGATGCCGGACAGCTGCACGAAGGCGCCCGTGTCGGAGGTGGCCTCGATCAGGTCGGGCGCGGTGATCAGCTCCAGCCCCGTGACCTCGCACAGCCGCTGGCACACCACGCCGGCGTAGCGCGGATCGGTGTTGAT is part of the Longimicrobium sp. genome and encodes:
- a CDS encoding aspartate ammonia-lyase translates to ANWAIEDLVRALGELKDAFHQKGTEFGHVLKMGRTQLQDAVPMTLGQEFNAFGVTIGEDMDRLREAAALIRETNMGATAIGTGINTDPRYAGVVCQRLCEVTGLELITAPDLIEATSDTGAFVQLSGILKRVAVKLSKICNDLRLLSSGPRAGLGEINLPPMQPGSSIMPGKVNPVIPEVVNMVCFQVVGNDLTITMAAEAGQLQLNVFEPVIGFNLFQSIDMLVRGAVVLRGRCVLGITANVDRLRAMVENSIGLVTALVPYIGYERSSELALEAMATGRGVYELVREKGWLPEARLAEIMTPEGMTHPRPMPMQDA